Proteins found in one Planctomycetia bacterium genomic segment:
- a CDS encoding DUF167 domain-containing protein: MNVRLEQRTEGVILPVKASPGARENALRGVHDGQLKVSVTAAPEKGKANKAIIEVLARTLDLKRSQIEIIAGETSSEKKFLIRDCTAEDLAIRLTTALAP, encoded by the coding sequence ATGAACGTCCGGCTGGAGCAACGCACCGAAGGCGTCATCCTCCCCGTCAAGGCCAGCCCCGGCGCGCGTGAAAACGCCCTCCGCGGCGTCCACGATGGTCAACTCAAAGTCTCCGTCACCGCCGCGCCGGAAAAAGGCAAAGCCAACAAGGCAATCATCGAAGTGCTGGCGCGAACGCTCGACCTTAAGCGCAGCCAAATCGAAATCATCGCCGGCGAAACCAGCAGCGAAAAGAAATTCCTGATCCGCGACTGCACCGCGGAAGACCTTGCCATCCGGCTCACGACGGCGCTCGCGCCATAG